The Mesorhizobium sp. M1D.F.Ca.ET.043.01.1.1 genome contains a region encoding:
- the gltB gene encoding glutamate synthase large subunit: MTELTPSAINGQAAQTKAAAVKTLTRTATGPTAQGLYDPRNEHDACGVGFIANMKGAKSHQIVEDGLAMLENLTHRGAVGADPLVGDGAGVLVQIPDRFFREEMAAKGVELPPAGQYGVGHWFMPQDTALRTHIEDIIAESAQSEGLPLIGFRDVPVDNSSLSKAPEIVASEPFHRQVFIGRTSDITDDEEYEARLYLLRKVISGRIYAENDNKDIGAYCVSLSARTIVYKGMFLAYQVGAYYKDLTDPRFETALILVHQRFSTNTFPSWKLAHPYRMVAHNGEINTVRGNNNWMAARQASVDSELFGNNISKLWPISYEGQSDTACFDNALEFLFQGGYSLTHAMMMLIPEAWAGNKLMDADRKAFYEYHAALMEPWDGPAAVVFTDGRQIGATLDRNGLRPARYIVTDDDRVIMASEAGVLPVPEEKIVQKWRLQPGRMLLIDLAKGRIISDEEIKSEIATRHPYKTWLANTQLILEDLKPVEPRALRKDVSLLDRQQAFGYTQEDTKLLMAPMATTGQEAVGSMGTDTPISAMSDKSKLLYTYFKQNFAQVTNPPIDPIREELVMSLVSFIGPRPNIFDLIGTSRRKRLEVRQPILTNGDLEKIRSIGHTEDRFDTKTIDITYGSNEGAAGMQGAIDRLCERAEAAVAGGYNIIILSDRQVGPDRIAIPVLLATAAVHHHLIRKGLRTAVGLVVESGEPREVHHFCCLAGYGAEAINPYLAFDTLLDMHKRGELPEEVDEYEVVSRYIKSIGKGILKVMSKMGISTYQSYCGAQIFDAIGLKSDFVEKYFTGTATLIEGVGLDEVATETLSRHTDAFGNDPVLRNNLEVGGEYMFRMRGEAHMWSPDAVATLQHAVRQGSWDTFKDYSAQIDSATARAQTIRGLFKIRLAEETGRSKVALDDVMPAAEIVKRFSTGAMSFGSISREAHTTLAKAMNAIGGKSNTGEGGEEADRYLPLPGGGKNPERSAIKQVASGRFGVTAEYLVNSDVMQIKVAQGAKPGEGGQLPGHKVDATIAKVRHSTPGVGLISPPPHHDIYSIEDLAQLIYDLKNVNPAADVSVKLVSEVGVGTVAAGVAKARADHITISGYDGGTGASPLTSLKHAGSPWEMGLAETHQTLVLNGLRSRVALQVDGGLRTGRDVIIGALLGADEFGFSTAPLIAAGCIMMRKCHLNTCPVGVATQDPVLRKRFKGTPEHVINFFFYVAEEVRALLAEMGFTHLDQIIGDTDLLEKRDVIQHWKARGLDFSKMFFKPDAPHEALHWTERQKHPIDDVLDRKLIEQAKPALEAKQPVTIALPIRNVDRSAGAMLSGEVAKRFKHKGLREDTISVKLTGTAGQSFGAFLARGVSFELVGAGNDYVGKGLSGGRIVIRPPEEAKIVAAESIIVGNTVLYGATEGEAYFAGVAGERFAVRNSGVVAVVEGVGDHGCEYMTGGIVVVIGKTGRNFAAGMSGGVAYVLDEKGDFAERCNMAMVELEPVPEEDDLMEKLLHHGGDLDHKGRVDVSGDMTSHDEERLYQLISNHVHYTGSVRGREILDNWASFRPKFRKIMPVEYRRALIEMERMRMSVAAE; encoded by the coding sequence ATGACGGAACTGACGCCATCTGCGATCAACGGCCAGGCCGCGCAGACGAAAGCGGCAGCCGTCAAAACGCTGACCCGCACCGCCACCGGTCCGACCGCCCAGGGGCTCTACGATCCGCGCAACGAGCATGACGCCTGCGGCGTCGGCTTCATCGCCAACATGAAGGGCGCGAAGTCGCACCAGATCGTCGAGGACGGTCTGGCGATGCTGGAAAACCTCACCCATCGCGGCGCCGTCGGCGCCGACCCGCTGGTCGGCGACGGCGCCGGCGTGCTGGTGCAGATTCCGGACCGGTTCTTCCGCGAGGAAATGGCGGCCAAGGGCGTCGAACTGCCGCCCGCCGGCCAGTACGGCGTCGGCCACTGGTTCATGCCGCAGGATACGGCGCTTCGAACCCATATCGAGGACATCATCGCCGAATCGGCGCAGTCCGAAGGACTGCCGCTGATCGGCTTCCGCGACGTGCCGGTCGACAACTCGTCGCTGTCTAAGGCGCCGGAGATCGTCGCGTCCGAGCCGTTCCATCGCCAGGTGTTCATCGGCCGCACGTCGGACATCACCGACGACGAGGAGTACGAGGCCAGGCTCTACCTGCTACGCAAGGTGATCTCGGGCCGCATCTATGCCGAGAACGACAACAAGGACATCGGCGCCTATTGCGTGTCGCTGTCGGCGCGCACCATCGTCTACAAGGGCATGTTCCTGGCCTACCAGGTCGGGGCCTATTACAAGGATCTGACCGACCCGCGCTTCGAGACGGCACTGATCCTCGTCCACCAGCGCTTCTCGACCAACACCTTCCCGTCGTGGAAGCTGGCGCATCCCTATCGCATGGTCGCGCACAACGGCGAGATCAACACGGTGCGCGGCAACAACAACTGGATGGCGGCGCGCCAGGCCTCGGTCGATTCCGAGCTGTTCGGCAACAACATCTCGAAGCTGTGGCCGATCTCCTATGAAGGCCAGTCGGACACTGCGTGCTTCGACAACGCGCTCGAGTTCCTGTTCCAGGGCGGCTACAGCCTGACCCACGCCATGATGATGCTGATCCCGGAAGCATGGGCCGGCAACAAGCTCATGGATGCCGATCGCAAGGCTTTCTACGAATACCATGCCGCGCTGATGGAGCCGTGGGACGGCCCGGCGGCGGTCGTCTTCACCGACGGCCGCCAGATCGGCGCTACGCTCGACCGCAACGGCCTGCGGCCGGCGCGCTACATCGTCACCGACGACGACCGCGTCATCATGGCTTCGGAGGCCGGCGTGCTGCCGGTGCCGGAGGAAAAGATCGTGCAGAAGTGGCGGCTGCAGCCCGGCCGCATGCTGTTGATCGATCTTGCCAAGGGCCGCATCATCTCCGACGAGGAGATCAAGTCGGAGATCGCGACCAGGCATCCCTACAAGACCTGGCTTGCCAACACGCAGCTCATCCTGGAAGACCTGAAGCCGGTCGAGCCGCGGGCACTGCGCAAGGACGTCAGCCTGCTCGATCGCCAGCAGGCCTTCGGCTATACGCAAGAAGACACCAAGCTCCTGATGGCGCCGATGGCCACCACCGGCCAGGAAGCGGTCGGCTCGATGGGCACCGATACGCCGATCTCGGCGATGTCGGACAAGTCGAAGCTGCTCTACACCTATTTCAAGCAGAACTTCGCCCAGGTCACCAACCCGCCGATCGACCCGATCCGCGAGGAGCTTGTGATGAGCCTGGTGTCCTTCATCGGGCCGCGGCCGAACATCTTCGACCTGATCGGCACCTCGCGCCGCAAGCGGCTCGAAGTGCGCCAGCCGATCCTGACCAATGGCGATCTCGAGAAGATCCGCTCCATCGGCCACACCGAGGACCGTTTCGACACCAAGACGATCGACATCACCTACGGCTCGAATGAGGGTGCGGCCGGCATGCAGGGCGCCATCGACCGGCTCTGCGAGCGGGCCGAGGCGGCGGTCGCCGGCGGCTACAACATCATCATCCTGTCCGACCGCCAGGTCGGGCCTGACCGGATCGCCATTCCCGTGCTGCTCGCCACCGCGGCGGTGCACCACCACCTGATCCGCAAGGGCCTGCGCACCGCGGTCGGGCTGGTCGTGGAATCCGGCGAGCCGCGCGAAGTGCATCACTTCTGCTGCCTCGCCGGCTACGGCGCCGAGGCGATCAATCCGTATCTCGCCTTCGACACGCTGCTCGACATGCACAAGCGCGGCGAGCTGCCGGAAGAGGTCGACGAATACGAGGTCGTCTCCCGCTACATCAAGTCGATCGGCAAGGGCATCCTCAAGGTGATGTCCAAGATGGGCATCTCGACCTACCAGTCCTATTGCGGCGCGCAGATCTTCGACGCCATCGGGCTCAAGTCGGATTTCGTCGAGAAGTATTTCACCGGCACCGCGACGCTGATCGAAGGCGTTGGGCTGGACGAGGTCGCGACCGAGACGCTCAGCCGCCACACCGACGCCTTCGGCAACGACCCGGTGCTGCGCAACAACCTCGAGGTCGGCGGCGAGTATATGTTCCGCATGCGCGGCGAGGCGCATATGTGGTCGCCCGACGCGGTCGCAACCTTGCAGCATGCCGTGCGCCAGGGCTCCTGGGACACGTTCAAGGACTATTCGGCGCAGATCGACAGCGCGACCGCGCGGGCGCAGACCATCCGTGGCCTGTTCAAGATCAGGCTTGCCGAGGAGACCGGCCGCAGCAAGGTCGCGCTCGACGACGTCATGCCGGCTGCCGAGATCGTCAAGCGCTTCTCGACCGGGGCGATGTCGTTCGGCTCGATCTCCAGGGAAGCGCACACCACCCTGGCGAAGGCGATGAACGCCATCGGCGGCAAGTCCAACACCGGCGAGGGCGGCGAAGAGGCCGACCGCTACCTGCCGCTGCCTGGCGGCGGCAAGAACCCGGAGCGCTCGGCGATCAAGCAGGTCGCCTCGGGCCGTTTCGGCGTCACGGCGGAGTATCTGGTCAATTCCGACGTCATGCAGATCAAGGTGGCGCAGGGCGCCAAGCCCGGCGAGGGCGGCCAGCTGCCCGGCCACAAGGTCGACGCGACCATCGCCAAGGTCAGGCATTCGACGCCCGGCGTCGGGCTGATCTCGCCGCCGCCGCATCACGACATCTATTCGATCGAGGATCTGGCGCAGCTGATCTACGATTTGAAGAACGTCAATCCGGCGGCCGACGTCTCGGTCAAGCTGGTGTCGGAGGTCGGCGTCGGCACGGTCGCGGCGGGCGTCGCCAAGGCGCGCGCCGACCACATCACCATCTCCGGCTATGACGGCGGCACCGGCGCTTCGCCGCTGACCTCGCTCAAGCATGCCGGCAGCCCGTGGGAGATGGGCCTTGCCGAAACGCATCAGACGCTGGTGCTCAACGGCTTGCGCTCCCGCGTGGCGCTGCAGGTCGACGGCGGCCTGCGCACGGGCCGCGACGTCATCATCGGCGCGCTGCTCGGCGCCGACGAGTTCGGCTTCTCGACCGCGCCGCTGATCGCGGCCGGCTGCATCATGATGCGCAAGTGCCACCTGAACACCTGCCCGGTGGGCGTGGCGACGCAGGACCCGGTGCTGCGCAAGCGCTTCAAGGGCACGCCGGAGCACGTCATCAACTTCTTCTTCTATGTCGCGGAAGAGGTGCGGGCGCTGCTTGCCGAAATGGGCTTCACCCATCTCGACCAGATCATCGGCGACACCGACCTTCTGGAAAAGCGCGACGTGATCCAGCACTGGAAGGCGCGCGGGCTCGACTTCTCGAAGATGTTCTTCAAGCCCGATGCGCCGCACGAGGCGCTGCACTGGACCGAGCGGCAGAAGCATCCGATCGACGACGTGCTCGACCGCAAGCTGATCGAGCAGGCGAAGCCGGCGCTCGAAGCCAAGCAGCCGGTGACCATCGCGCTGCCGATCCGCAATGTCGACCGCTCCGCCGGCGCGATGCTGTCGGGCGAAGTCGCCAAGCGCTTCAAGCACAAGGGGCTGCGCGAGGACACGATCAGCGTCAAGCTCACCGGCACGGCCGGGCAGTCCTTCGGCGCCTTCCTGGCGCGCGGCGTCTCGTTCGAGCTGGTCGGCGCCGGCAACGACTATGTCGGCAAGGGCCTGTCGGGCGGCCGCATCGTCATCCGCCCGCCGGAAGAGGCCAAGATCGTCGCTGCCGAATCGATCATCGTCGGCAACACGGTGCTCTACGGCGCGACCGAGGGCGAGGCCTATTTCGCCGGCGTCGCCGGCGAGCGCTTCGCGGTGCGCAACTCCGGCGTCGTTGCCGTCGTCG